In the Polyangiaceae bacterium genome, one interval contains:
- the trxA gene encoding thioredoxin, with product MASDKVHVFNDLNFDSEVINSSQPVLVDFTATWCGPCKALAPIVDQLAEELHGAVKVGKVDIDESPVTAGKYGIRGVPTVMVFKNGERSGQHVGVTTKAKLKELVGV from the coding sequence ATGGCATCCGACAAAGTGCACGTGTTCAACGACCTCAACTTCGACTCCGAGGTCATCAACAGCTCTCAGCCGGTTTTGGTCGACTTCACGGCCACCTGGTGCGGTCCGTGCAAAGCGCTGGCACCGATCGTGGATCAGCTCGCGGAAGAGCTGCATGGCGCGGTCAAGGTCGGCAAGGTGGACATCGACGAGTCGCCGGTGACCGCTGGGAAGTACGGCATCCGCGGCGTTCCGACCGTCATGGTGTTCAAGAACGGTGAGCGCTCGGGCCAGCACGTGGGCGTCACCACCAAGGCGAAGCTCAAGGAACTCGTCGGCGTCTGA
- the aroF gene encoding 3-deoxy-7-phosphoheptulonate synthase: MLIVMASDATPDQIHAVSDRVRELGLTPNEIPGAVRIAIGITGNTSALDPGLFNRMAGVQEAVAVSRPYKLVSREVKPDDTVIEVRGVRIGGGSLTVMAGPCSVETREQTLTTAEHVHQHGATVLRGGAFKPRTSPYDFQGLREEGLRLLAEARELTGMPVITEVKDTETLPKVCEFADILQIGARNMQNFSLLEAVGGSGKPVMLKRGMSSTVKEWLMAAEYIVSQGNYQVILCERGIRTFETFTRNTLDLGVVPLVKAVTHLPVVVDPSHGTGVARAVGPMARAAVAAGVDGLMLEVHPQPAKALSDGPQALTFANFAALMAEIRRVAAAVDQPLGSGDA; encoded by the coding sequence ATGCTGATCGTGATGGCGTCGGATGCGACGCCCGACCAAATCCACGCCGTATCGGATCGAGTTCGCGAACTGGGTCTGACCCCAAACGAGATCCCGGGCGCGGTTCGCATCGCCATCGGCATCACCGGCAATACCTCGGCCCTGGATCCCGGGCTGTTCAACCGCATGGCGGGCGTACAGGAGGCCGTGGCGGTCAGTCGCCCCTACAAGCTCGTGAGCCGGGAAGTCAAACCCGATGACACCGTGATCGAGGTTCGTGGCGTGCGTATCGGCGGCGGCAGCCTGACCGTGATGGCGGGCCCCTGCTCCGTCGAGACCCGCGAGCAGACCTTGACCACCGCCGAGCACGTGCACCAGCACGGCGCAACGGTGTTGCGTGGCGGCGCATTCAAGCCAAGAACGAGCCCCTACGACTTCCAAGGGCTGCGCGAAGAGGGGCTCCGCTTGCTGGCGGAAGCGCGAGAACTCACGGGCATGCCAGTCATCACCGAGGTCAAGGACACGGAGACCTTGCCAAAGGTCTGTGAGTTCGCCGACATCTTGCAGATCGGCGCCCGCAACATGCAGAACTTCTCGCTATTGGAGGCCGTGGGTGGTTCGGGAAAGCCCGTGATGCTCAAGCGCGGCATGTCCAGCACCGTCAAAGAGTGGCTGATGGCCGCGGAGTACATCGTCTCCCAGGGCAACTATCAGGTCATCCTCTGTGAACGCGGGATTCGTACTTTCGAGACCTTCACTCGCAACACGTTGGATCTGGGCGTGGTTCCTTTGGTCAAGGCCGTGACGCACTTGCCCGTCGTGGTGGACCCATCCCACGGCACGGGCGTCGCCCGCGCGGTCGGCCCGATGGCGCGAGCCGCCGTCGCTGCGGGGGTGGATGGGCTGATGCTCGAGGTGCATCCGCAACCCGCCAAGGCGTTGTCGGACGGCCCGCAGGCGCTGACTTTCGCCAATTTTGCCGCGCTCATGGCAGAAATCCGCCGCGTGGCTGCAGCGGTGGATCAGCCCCTGGGCAGCGGCGATGCGTAG